The following are encoded together in the Bos taurus isolate L1 Dominette 01449 registration number 42190680 breed Hereford chromosome 10, ARS-UCD2.0, whole genome shotgun sequence genome:
- the FOXB1 gene encoding forkhead box protein B1, which yields MPRPGRNTYSDQKPPYSYISLTAMAIQSSPEKMLPLSEIYKFIMDRFPYYRENTQRWQNSLRHNLSFNDCFIKIPRRPDQPGKGSFWALHPSCGDMFENGSFLRRRKRFKVLKSDHLAPSKPADAAQYLQQQAKLRLSALAASGTHLPQMPTAAYNLGGVAQPSGFKHPFAIENIIAREYKMPGGLAFSAMQPVPAAYPLPNQLTTMGSSLGTGWPHVYGSAGMIDSATPISMASGDYSAYGVPLKPLCHAAGQTLPAIPVPIKPTPAAVPALPALPAPIPTLLSNSPPSLSPTSSQTATSQSSPATPSETLTSPASALHSVAVH from the coding sequence ATGCCTCGGCCGGGCCGCAACACGTATAGCGACCAGAAGCCGCCCTACTCATACATATCGCTAACAGCCATGGCCATCCAGAGCTCGCCAGAGAAGATGCTGCCGTTGAGCGAAATCTACAAGTTCATCATGGACCGCTTCCCCTACTATCGGGAGAACACGCAGCGCTGGCAGAACAGCCTGCGCCACAACCTTTCCTTCAACGACTGCTTCATTAAGATCCCGCGGCGGCCAGACCAGCCTGGCAAGGGCAGCTTCTGGGCGCTGCACCCCAGCTGCGGGGACATGTTCGAGAACGGCAGCTTCCTGAGGCGCCGCAAGCGCTTCAAGGTGCTCAAGTCGGACCACCTGGCGCCCAGCAAGCCCGCTGACGCCGCGCAGTACCTGCAGCAGCAGGCCAAGCTGCGCCTGAGCGCGCTGGCCGCCTCGGGCACGCACCTGCCGCAGATGCCCACGGCCGCCTACAACCTGGGCGGCGTGGCGCAGCCCTCAGGCTTCAAGCATCCCTTTGCCATCGAGAATATCATCGCACGCGAGTACAAGATGCCCGGGGGGCTGGCGTTCTCCGCCATGCAGCCCGTGCCCGCCGCCTACCCGCTCCCCAACCAGTTGACTACGATGGGCAGCTCGCTGGGCACCGGCTGGCCACACGTGTACGGTTCCGCGGGCATGATCGATTCAGCCACCCCCATCTCCATGGCAAGTGGCGATTACAGCGCCTATGGCGTGCCACTGAAGCCTCTGTGTCACGCAGCGGGCCAGACACTGCCCGCCATCCCGGTGCCCATCAAGCCCACACCGGCCGCAGTGCCTGCCCTACCCGCGCTGCCTGCGCCCATCCCCACCTTGCTCTCGAACTCGCCGCCCTCGCTTAGCCCCACGTCCTCTCAAACAGCCACCAGCCAAAGCAGCCCCGCTACTCCCAGCGAAACGCTCACCAGCCCGGCCTCCGCCTTGCACTCAGTGGCGGTGCACTGA